A genome region from Oncorhynchus masou masou isolate Uvic2021 chromosome 14, UVic_Omas_1.1, whole genome shotgun sequence includes the following:
- the LOC135553824 gene encoding acid-sensing ion channel 2-like: MMDLKESCGSEGSHESSSQHPSSWQAFSHTSTLHGLRFIFPYGRPTPRRLLWAAALLACLGLLALESAERLAYFLSYPHVTSVDAVMSGSLVFPAVTVCNLNAYRFSRLSRNDLYHAGELLALLDVHLRIPEPQLAEPHVLAFLTDKANFTAYRPKPFSMREFTERVGHDLKEMMLYCRYQGQECSHKDFKIVCWRAGRVPPVMRWADGTTLWRALRLRGGMSKMQSHGSSSAVQGRFLLQAEEGR, encoded by the exons ATGATGGACCTAAAGGAGAGTTGTGGCAGTGAGGGGAGCCATGAGAGCTCCAGTCAGCACCCGTCCTCCTGGCAGGCCTTCTCCCACACCAGCACGCTCCACGGCCTGCGCTTCATCTTCCCCTACGGCCGGCCAACACCTCGCCGCCTGCTGTGGGCCGCCGCGCTACTGGCCTGTCTGGGCCTCCTGGCCCTGGAAAGTGCCGAGCGCCTGGCCTACTTCCTCTCCTACCCCCATGTGACGAGCGTGGATGCCGTGATGTCGGGCAGCTTGGTGTTCCCTGCCGTCACCGTGTGCAACCTCAACGCCTACCGCTTCAGCCGCCTGTCCCGCAATGACCTGTACCACGCTGGGGAGCTGCTGGCCCTGCTGGACGTCCATCTGAGGATCCCTGAGCCCCAGCTGGCCGAGCCCCACGTCCTGGCCTTCCTCACAGACAAGGCCAACTTCACCGCCTACAGGCCCAAGCCCTTCAGCATGCGTGAGTTCACCGAGAGGGTGGGCCACGACCTTAAGGAGATGATGCTCTACTGCCGATACCAAGGCCAGGAGTGCAGCCACAAAGACTTCAAAATC gtgtgctGGAGGGCAGGccgtgtgcccccggtgatgcgttgggcagacggcaccaccctctggagagccctgcggttgcgg ggaGGTATGAGCAAAATGCAGAGTCACGGCTCCTCCTCTGCAGTGCAGGGGCGgttcctcctgcaggcagaggagggtcGTTAG